In Planococcus citri chromosome 4, ihPlaCitr1.1, whole genome shotgun sequence, the genomic window CGGTGTTTGGTTATCTTTCTGAATATGTGAAGTAGGCAAAGGTGATGTTAATTCTGATTTCTGATTGATGATGATCATATCTGACGATTACCCTGGATAGTTgagtacatacagggtgcccagaaatatcgtaaacccctaagaaagtttttaattaaaaatataggttggcaatgcaaaatagatgcatatgattggtggaatgttatcacctcagtctaacaaccaatcatgcgctatcattattatcattcactgtggtCAACtgaaacatttagcagaaaacttttttagaggttcacgatatttttggGCACCTTGTACATGTTTATTCATCTTAcctttcacttttttcccattCAGATTGTAGATAGTCACCGGTTCATGAACATCACAACGTCCTTTTGAATCACTCATCAAACCTTTGCCTATTCCGTAAACTTCATCCTTCTCGGTTATGATCAAAACTctttcatctgaaaaaatagTTAGCCATAATATATGTACAGGTACTTAGATAAATAATTCAAGTACACAATGAACATGCACCTATGtgataaaaacaaatcaaaCAATTTAGTTTATATGTTAGGTACCTGATACCCATACTCTGTCAATTGCTCTaacaaattcagttttcaatgaaGTAAAGTGAGGGATGTGAATCAAATCCATTTTTTTACAGTCTGCAGTTTTAATTAGTTATCAATATGATATGACACACACATATTATCCGCATTAACTGCATGTATTTCGATGAGAGACGCTGAAAAAAGAATGTAGATAGAATTTAATCACTCTATGACGAATCAACTTGAGTATTTACTAATGAGTAATGATCATTAATCATAATAATGAttccatacctacctaaatattaGGAATTCAGTATAacataaaacaaaattattccaaaatttcagaaaaaatatgtacatgtgATAAGGGTAATGTTTTTGTTTATCTTTGGTAGGGCGGAGGTGAGGAGTGCAGTTGCTGCAGTAGTGGGTGCGGCGGAGGTGGATGCTGGACCATCTTATTTTGTCAGCTCGCAGGTGAATGGAGTGCAATTCAAAAACCTAGCTACTCTTCATTTTAGTTCAGCGcttgttctgaattttttcaatcttctacTTCTAAAAAACAAGGGAACCTCTGAGGTGTCAcattccgatttgaacgggagtAACGGGACCGCGATTATTGGAAAgggcatagtctaaaacccccaaaaccaaattttcagctgcccaagttcatttttcgatttttggcgaatttttgaaaattcaaaattgactgtttttggcgatttatgcttttttaaaaaaagtacgtacttgatcagtaaaaatggtcaaaataaatcccaaaactattatcaattacccaaatccgaatttcaccatttccagccattctggagcctccagcgcgatttttcaatttctccaaaattttgaatttgctccagaagacgtgaatatgaagttgggaagctaaaaatcgagttgtgtgttatacttgacctgtttaacgagtttatctacatttgagccgatcttggaagtgacacctcaagagtggtttttgatcagcttttaaattaaaaaatccaaaaaatcaagtatactcccaaaatcggctcaaatgtagataaactctataaacaggtcgagtgtaatacacaactcgatttttagctgcccaactgcattttcacaccttctggagcaaattcaaaattccggagaaattgaaaattgtgctggaagctccaaaatggctggaaacgATGAAATTGGGATTTGGACAGTTAtttatggacaaaatacagcgattcgcgcgagtttcaaaaatttccacgcgaacgggaaacttttgattttttggatattttaattttgaaaaaagttggtcaaaaaaccacgtcTTTTGAGGTATCGCTctcgaaatcggctcaaatgtggataaactcgttaaacaggtcgagtgtaatacacaactcgatttttagcagcccaacttCATATACAGGGTGTTGAATAAATCGTTGGgcaactcgagtagacgaacaaaaaacgttattatgataagttgctcatcttgtaaaatgaaggcgctaATACGTGCGccgcaaaactagaaatttacgaattttggaaaattcatcaaaaataagaaaacgcttgaatcattcaagtgatgcccctaacccatagtactcgagtggacgaacaaaaacagttattatgaccaattgcctatcttcaaaattgaaggggcaaacctgattcaaaatttccaaattttgagtgccccaaatttgaattttgaaattgtgctggccccttcaattttgaagaaggcaattggtcataataactttttttgtttgcccactcgagtactatgtgTTAGAGAcatcatttaaataattcaaatcaaacatcttcttatttttgataaatttttcaaaattggtaaattttagtccAAAATTGgggtaatttcatcaatttgcagacagtaaaaaaatgtttgtattatTTAAATGATGTCCCTACCCCATAGTACTTgagtggatgaacaaaaaaagttattatgaccaatttcctatcttcaaaattgaaggggccagcacaatttcaaaattcaaatttggggcactcaaaatttggaaattttgaatcaggttagccccttcaattttgaagataggcaagtcataaaaactgtttttgttcgtccactcgagtactatgggttagttttgatgaatttttcaaaattcgtaaatttccacttttgtggagcacgtagcgccttcattttacagGGTAGGCAACTATGTAATCAtaaaacgttttttgttcgtctactcgatcgagttgcatctattgtgaaattattgcccacgattcatttaacaccctgtattcgcgccttctggagcaaattcaaaattctggagaaattcaaaatcttgttgGAGGTTCCCAAAccgctggaaatggtagaatttgcgctccgggggttagttttggaagAAATGcagcgattcgtgcaaatttcaaaaatttctaagcaaacgggaaacttttgattttttggatgatggtcaaaaacccacttttgagatgtcactctcgaaatcggctcaaatgtaaataaacttgttaaacagatcgagtgtaatacacaactcgatttttagctgcccaactgcatattcacgccttctatctggagcaaattcaaaattctggagaaattgaaaaatcgcactggggatgctccagaatggctggaaatgatgaaatttggatttgggtaattgataatagttttgggatttattttgaccattttcactgatcaagtacgtactgtttacaaaaatgaatgaatcgctaaaaacagtcaattttgaattttcaaacgttcgccaaaaatcgaaaaatgaacttgggcagctgaaaatttggttttgggggttttagactatgctctttccaaaaatcgcggtcccctCAAGATGTTCCTTTGTTAgaagtgattttcaacttactttttgaaaattctcgtcGTATTGATCACGTTTGCTTATATCAATTTCTCTTTGCTTGTAAGGAATATTCAAAGCTTTCAACACAAGATTTGAAGTTCTCGCTGGAGGGCAGAGTAGATAACTGTACAGTACAAGAGGCATTTCATTAAAccgaaaaacacaatttttggataGGCGCCTACTTATGAATGAACGCTGAATAATAAGGCTGATACTGATTGTAAACTTCAAAAATCGTAGGTATTACGTGAGCTGTTAtttcttaggtaggtattaaaatacTGAAAGCTTTATTGCAAAGATAGTGATAAGTGGAGATTGAAATATTTACGCATAGGTACCTGATTGATTGGGTCGTCAACGTTACAAGAGATTATTTTCATCAAGTACCTAACCTACACTACCTACCTAGGTAGAGGCACACGTTATAAGTAGGTAACAATTTAGTAAGATACCAACACGTGACATCATTTCTTTCTCTTGTCCACTTGATTTGAAGATCAGAGATTAttattgtatacctacctacacttatACTGCTTGAAAAACGCGATTTATTCATTCACGACCAAATCATCTTCAATTTGTTTCCATAGATTTgagattattgattttttccgtGCCCTTCTTCATTATATTTTATTCACTTCAGTggttcagtcgttctcgaaagGTTTTTCGATTCTGAATAAATCATTCTCAAGGGTGAAACAAGGTTGGTACCATACCAACACATcagtaaaattaacaaaaaaacgGTTGGAAATCcgtaagaaaaaaatgcaaaaattgcgtaaaacaATGCAgaaatttcggaaaatttaTGCACGGTAGGCCAagctaaattttgagaaaatgtgctaaaaatgaaataggtaggtatctaattaaACTCGTCAGAATATTGTAAAAACCTTCtcgaaataaagaaaaaatattcaaaaataaagtttaaaagaTATATTTCAGCagctgtttttttcaattttcaaaaattctcacattaattttttttactacctaaGTAATTTTCTAATGATGCTGtggatgcaaaaaaaattattgaataaactAAACTGTAATTAGGTGTATGTAATGTATGTTTTTACATTATAAAAGACGATACATTTGTAATATTAGGTGCATACAGAAAAAGTACACACCTACCTATAAGTTGATCTACGTACCTacatttactttttcaaaaatttgaaattgacgtttttcaaaatttcagtataATCTTCGAGTCCTTTTTCGTTAATTTCTTCATAACTTTTCAGCTGCGATTTCAACGATTCcaagtatttatttattaatggGTATTTCTGTTGATCGATTGGCACAATTACCTGGtagaataaaatagaaaatcaacAATAACTTGTAAAGCTGCGTAATCATTCCCATGCAATTTTAATAATCCACGCACTTTTAAGTTTTACTTACATTCATCGTAGTCAACGAAGTAACGAAAGAAAAATCAGCAATAGTAATTTCATCTCCAGCAGCATATTTATTactcttcaaaaacttttcaacaaaatcatAAGCATTTTCAAACGACGTTACGATTTCCTCGGTAACAGAAGTTATCGTTTTCAGTTTGATATCACGctgtagtgaaaaaaaacacaataatttaatttaatttgaagATTGGGAAGATATCTTGTAAGTTGTAAAATAAGTTTATATCATTTTCTAACCGtcgtttttataatttttggaaaaagaacaCCACTGTCAAAATGTAAACGTTGATCTATTAAAGCtcgtttttttggattttttggatataGGGGATTATCTTCAGCGTATTGATTGACGACGTAGGCGTTTATTGCATGACTACAAATATAAAAATAGTGAACAAAATATTATTCAgatacgtataggtaggtataaatgcTATGTATTGGAATTTATGCTAACATACGGTACATACCTATCCCATATAATGAAATCACCATCTTGAAGCGTGGGAACGGTATGCTGAGGATTTATCTgcaattttgaaccaaaaaaatcaacagtaaTCAAAATTAGTTTCTACATAGGTAtaggaataaataaaaatgtgtaCGCTAAGTACCTactcactttttgaaattgttcgCTGCGTTGATCACCTTTCCCTATATTAATTTCTTGTCGTTCGTAAGGAATTTGTAGAGCTTTTAACAGAAGATTCGCAGCTCTAGCCGGTGGACTGGCCAAAAAACTGTACAATACAAGAGGCATTTTACCCGTCTAGTTCTTCGAAAAAcgcaaatttcaatttaaaaagcaCCAACGCGCCCCGTTTATTCactaatgaaaattgaaaactgcagTGAGTTTTTGTTGCGCAATACCCACCGAATAACAATATTCGCCGGATTATTCGTTTATATAAAGCATCAAAAGCTGCGTTATCATTATAATTTGAGAAGCAGGGAGGAATCGGATATTTTTATCACTTTAATTCGAATCAATGCAATCATTCATCGGCCAATTTAACTTATCTGTTTGTCTATGTATAAGTTGGATTGAATACAGCTGAGCATTATTGGTACCAATTACCTGCAGAGTATTTTTGGAACTTATGTCATCAATTCGATGTTACAAGTATCTATTGTTTCGAAATTGCATTTATA contains:
- the LOC135844844 gene encoding glutathione S-transferase 1-like is translated as MPLVLYSFLASPPARAANLLLKALQIPYERQEINIGKGDQRSEQFQKINPQHTVPTLQDGDFIIWDSHAINAYVVNQYAEDNPLYPKNPKKRALIDQRLHFDSGVLFPKIIKTTRDIKLKTITSVTEEIVTSFENAYDFVEKFLKSNKYAAGDEITIADFSFVTSLTTMNVIVPIDQQKYPLINKYLESLKSQLKSYEEINEKGLEDYTEILKNVNFKFLKK